In the Euphorbia lathyris chromosome 5, ddEupLath1.1, whole genome shotgun sequence genome, one interval contains:
- the LOC136230893 gene encoding L10-interacting MYB domain-containing protein-like — protein MAAPSSSNIGANTSQKKVVPRKKWNDVEFNAFLDICVRGTTLGKRSGGGWGLKGWPWVENEMKIAGHMFTKDQMRHKWYSLKVHWKLWKDLKGKETGLGWDPIKGTIDASDEWWNAKIQENASYASLREKGIGRDVYEKYEILFMDTVAIGEYAYAPSSRILPNDTEEDPIYNNVINLVQNNDLEEVFEDQLERMMNRDSVLGGLPIQLGDDTINFENTDRIDTQQNMGKQKRKVTFGDGATNKKICEREKKV, from the exons ATGGCAGCACCATCATCTTCGAATATAG gtGCTAACACGAGTCAAAAAAAAGTTGTTCCAAGAAAGAAATGGAATGATGTAGAATTTAATGCGTTTCTTGATATCTGTGTCCGAGGCACTACTCTTGGTAAAAGAAGTGGTGGGGGATGGGGTCTGAAAGGTTGGCCATGGGTAGAAAATGAAATGAAGATTGCGGGTCACATGTTTACTAAAGATCAGATGAGACATAAATGGTATTCATTGAAAGTACATTGGAAACTATGGAAAGATCTAAAGGGAAAAGAGACTGGATTAGGATGGGATCCTATTAAAGGCACAATAGATGCTTCAGATGAGTGGTGGAATGCTAAGATACAA GAAAATGCAAGTTATGCTTCATTACGTGAGAAAGGAATTGGACGAgatgtttatgaaaaatatgaaatcttatTTATGGACACTGTGGCTATTGGTGAATATGCATATGCACCATCTTCTAGAATTTTGCCTAATGATACCGAGGAGGATCCAATTTATAATAATGTGATTAATTTGGTGCAAAACAATGACTTAGAAGAAGTTTTTGAAGATCAGTTAGAAAGGATGATGAATCGAGATTCTGTTTTAGGAGGTTTGCCTATTCAGCTTGGTGATGATACTATTAACTTTGAAAATACTGATAGAATTGATACTCAGCAAAATATGGGtaaacaaaagagaaaagtGACATTTGGAGACGGTGCAACAAATAAAAAGATatgtgaaagggaaaaaaaAGTCTAG
- the LOC136230854 gene encoding large ribosomal subunit protein uL14-like: MSKRGRGGSAGNKFRMSLGLPVAATVNCADNTGAKNLYIISVKGIKGRLNRLPSACVGDMVMATVKKGKPDLRKKVMPAVIVRQRKPWRRKDGVFMYFEDNAGVIVNPKGEMKGSAITGPIGKECADLWPRIASAANAIV; encoded by the exons ATGTCGAAGCGAG GGAGGGGTGGATCTGCTGGGAACAAGTTCAGGATGTCGCTGGGTCTCCCAGTGGCGGCAACTGTGAACTGCGCCGACAACACAGGAGCGAAGAATCTTTACATCATTTCCGTCAAAGGAATAAAGGGACGACTCAACCGTCTGCCGTCCGCTTGCGTTGGCGACATGGTGATGGCCACAGTTAAGAAGGGGAAGCCAGATCTTAGGAAGAAGGTTATGCCTGCTGTAATTGTCAGGCAGCGCAAACCCTGGCGCCGAAAGGATGGTGTTTTCATGTACTTTGAAG ataaTGCTGGTGTCATTGTGAATCCCAAGGGAGAGATGAAAG GATCTGCTATTACTGGACCCATTGGGAAAGAGTGCGCTGATCTGTGGCCAAGAATAGCAAGTGCTGCCAATGCTATTGTTTGA